Proteins from a single region of Mustela erminea isolate mMusErm1 chromosome X, mMusErm1.Pri, whole genome shotgun sequence:
- the LOC116583465 gene encoding cytochrome c oxidase subunit 7C, mitochondrial-like, protein MLGQSIPRFTTFVPCRSHYEDGPGKNRPFSLENKWWLLIMVTMYFGFGFAAPFLIIRYQQLKKRRMF, encoded by the coding sequence ATGCTGGGACAGAGCATCCCAAGGTTCACAACCTTTGTGCCCTGTAGGAGCCACTATGAGGACGGCCCAGGGAAGAACAGGCCATTTTCACTGGAAAACAAGTGGTGGTTATTAATTATGGTGACTATGTACTTTGGATTTGGATTCGCTGCAccttttttaataataagataccaacagcttaaaaaaagaaggatgtttTAA